In Curtobacterium sp. TC1, the following proteins share a genomic window:
- a CDS encoding DUF4229 domain-containing protein, with protein sequence MKAWLLYTLARLGIFAAALVLLRLLTPMPWYWATIVAALVGLLVSYIALAKLRTTVALSLANRRGGPERDADTDFEDDFVNAADTDAADTPTVHPVSDADRHAARRDTDAE encoded by the coding sequence GTGAAAGCGTGGCTCCTCTACACCCTCGCCCGGCTCGGCATCTTCGCGGCGGCGCTCGTGCTCCTCCGGCTCCTGACGCCGATGCCCTGGTACTGGGCGACCATCGTCGCTGCCCTCGTCGGGCTCCTGGTGTCCTACATCGCGCTCGCGAAGCTCCGCACCACGGTCGCCCTGAGCCTCGCCAACCGCCGCGGGGGCCCGGAGCGCGACGCGGACACCGACTTCGAGGACGACTTCGTCAACGCTGCGGACACCGACGCCGCGGACACCCCGACCGTGCACCCGGTGTCGGACGCCGACCGGCACGCCGCGCGCCGGGACACCGACGCGGAGTAG
- a CDS encoding 1,4-dihydroxy-2-naphthoate polyprenyltransferase, with product MVVARTKNTTHKQGRSGNPAKAAAPVRSKRRATARDWIGGARLRTLTLGVVPVVLGTTVGFVDSRTTGDFGAFLAQDAHLAIALLALAVALFLQIGVNYSNDYSDGVRGTDEYRVGPARLTGAGLAKPRTVLTVALTFFGLAAVAGIVIVVLTQLWWLLLVGAAAIVAAWFYTGGKKPYGYNALGEVFVFVFFGLVAVLGTQYVLIGQATASGWAAAVAAGFFACAVLMVNNIRDIDEDRLAGKRTLAVVVGRPVARVLYGLFLLLPYVVLLWFVLLYFRTGFTYFSLLLALPALAIGVSSRKPRELITALQLSSFASLVFGVVLGITLAVQP from the coding sequence GTGGTCGTGGCACGAACGAAGAACACGACGCACAAGCAGGGCCGCTCGGGCAACCCGGCGAAGGCCGCGGCCCCGGTCCGCTCGAAGCGCCGGGCGACCGCGCGGGACTGGATCGGCGGGGCACGGCTCCGCACCCTGACGCTGGGCGTCGTCCCCGTGGTGCTCGGCACCACCGTGGGCTTCGTCGACAGTCGCACCACGGGTGACTTCGGTGCGTTCCTGGCGCAGGACGCGCACCTCGCCATCGCGCTGCTCGCCCTCGCGGTGGCCCTGTTCCTGCAGATCGGCGTGAACTACAGCAACGACTACTCGGACGGCGTCCGCGGCACCGACGAGTACCGCGTCGGCCCGGCTCGACTGACGGGCGCGGGCCTCGCGAAGCCCCGGACGGTGCTGACCGTCGCGCTGACGTTCTTCGGGCTGGCAGCGGTCGCCGGGATCGTCATCGTGGTGCTCACCCAGCTGTGGTGGCTGCTGCTCGTGGGCGCCGCCGCCATCGTCGCCGCGTGGTTCTACACCGGCGGCAAGAAGCCGTACGGCTACAACGCGCTCGGTGAGGTCTTCGTCTTCGTGTTCTTCGGACTCGTCGCCGTGCTCGGCACCCAGTACGTGCTCATCGGCCAGGCCACCGCGAGCGGATGGGCCGCCGCGGTCGCCGCCGGGTTCTTCGCCTGCGCGGTCTTGATGGTCAACAACATCCGCGACATCGACGAGGACCGTCTGGCCGGCAAGCGCACCCTCGCGGTCGTCGTCGGCCGACCGGTGGCACGCGTGCTGTACGGCCTGTTCCTGCTGCTGCCGTACGTCGTGCTGCTCTGGTTCGTCCTGCTCTACTTCCGCACCGGCTTCACGTACTTCTCGCTGCTGCTGGCCCTGCCGGCGCTCGCGATCGGGGTGTCGTCGCGCAAGCCGCGTGAGCTCATCACGGCGTTGCAGCTGTCGTCGTTCGCGTCGCTGGTGTTCGGCGTGGTGCTCGGGATCACGCTCGCCGTCCAGCCGTAG